Proteins encoded in a region of the Planococcus citri chromosome 1, ihPlaCitr1.1, whole genome shotgun sequence genome:
- the cyc gene encoding protein cycle isoform X8, whose protein sequence is MNTYISQLSTMIPSCNFNTHKLDKITVLRMAVQYLKSIRTSPMQCNAEENLKYSFISDVELKKLILQVSEGFLFVVGCDSGRILFVSESVSTMLNSNRSELLGRSLYDIIHPSDIDKVKEQISCADLNPRHKLMASKSVKELEIDLPSEQLGLHPGNRRSFYFRIKSDVDDSGKYAPGTKNFQFYKNTNAEQMSPNTVSYNPDQNDYTVIHSVGYLKCWNSSTKAENPKYTSADSSSMTCFIAVGRTISNFPPALQMENPSKFDCKHTVDGKFLFVDHWFTLITGFLSQEILGTSIYEYIHSEDVNEFAEAHRSMLQPFNCSNTIKNFRFRTKFSHFINVSSEWKSLENPWKKDVEYFYSTNTVKWTNETSVEEKPEGKQSANLARNDLFTFPSYESAEKSEQNLIDNFNFHPTICEKNSNEATMEAIMKLLESDTNIAD, encoded by the exons atgaatacctacatatCTCAACTTTCCACTATGATACCATCTTGCAATTTCAACACGCACAAGCTTGATAAAATAACGGTGCTGCGAATGGCTGTGCAGTATTTGAAATCAATTAGAACTTCTCCTATGCAGTGCAATGCagaagaaaatttgaagtatTCTTTTATATCAGATGTGGAATTGAAGAAGCTGATCCTACAA GTTTCCGAAGGATTTCTTTTCGTCGTGGGATGTGACAGTGGAcgaattttgtttgtttctgAATCGGTTTCAACCATGTTGAACAGTAACCGA AGTGAATTGCTGGGACGTAGTTTGTACGATATAATTCATCCAAGTGATATTGATAAAGTGAAAGAACAAATTTCATGCGCTGATCTAAATCCGAGGCATAAGTTGATGGCTTCGAAAT CTGTAAAAGAATTGGAGATTGATCTACCGAGCGAACAACTGGGTTTACATCCTGGAAATCGACGTTCCTTTTATTTCCGAATCAAATCAGACGTCGACGATTCTGGTAAATATGCGCCTGGCACGAAAAACtttcagttttacaaaaatacaaatg CAGAGCAGATGTCGCCGAACACCGTCAGTTATAACCCGGATCAAAATGACTATACTGTTATTCATTCCGTTGGATACCTCAAATGCTGGAATTCTTCAACTAAAGCTGAAAATCCTAAATACACCAGTGCAGATTCATCTTCAATGACTTGTTTCATAGCTGTTGGGCGTACAATTAGTAACTTTCCGCCGGCGTTACAAATGGAAAAcccctcaaaatttgattgtaaACATACTGTCGatgggaaatttttattcgtggaCCATTG GTTTACATTGATAACTGGATTTTTATCTCAAGAAATTTTGGGAACAAGTATTTACGAATATATTCATTCAGAAGATGTTAATGAGTTTGCAGAAGCTCATCGATCGATGCTGCAGCCGTTCAATTGTTCAAATACCATCAAG AACTTTCGTTTTCGTACCAAGTTTAGTCATTTCATTAACGTTTCAAGCGAATGGAAAAGTTTGGAAAACCCTTGGAAAAAAGACGTGGAATATTTCTATTCTACAAACACAGTTAAATG GACTAATGAAACATCTGTTGAAGAAAAACCTGAAGGGAAACAATCTGCTAATCTTGCTCGCAACGATTTATTCACATTTCCCAGTTACGAATCGGCAG aaaa